The Fructilactobacillus ixorae genome has a window encoding:
- a CDS encoding WxL protein peptidoglycan domain-containing protein: MTKMTNNRIQYFIGLLCTVLFLVGSPALAFANRQPNAPDNFSVSPLLGDLPLQKGQRYFALRSLDHTTYQLPILVKNDSDLPMKVTTSFNNAITADNGTISYNDRRAEPRGRDSLTNKLIGPRTQKLTLAPHSNQVVTYKINTGRQGAGVTLGGITATSMVDRKEEIKNNVTFVTGVALNHNPKRPVLKTLTFQQATVEPRSDGTIIVAKVKNAKPQLFQHLRGKIMVRQGTRTILTQPLQDVSIAPNSTVKFTLPPKHMAAGKYQVVLKLHNKTQATTLHRNLVLKQSLN; this comes from the coding sequence ATGACCAAAATGACCAATAACCGGATCCAGTACTTCATTGGTTTGCTCTGCACCGTTTTGTTCCTAGTTGGTAGCCCAGCGCTGGCCTTTGCAAACCGTCAGCCGAATGCTCCCGATAATTTTTCGGTGAGTCCCCTCCTAGGCGATTTACCGTTACAAAAAGGGCAGCGTTATTTTGCGCTTCGGTCTCTTGACCATACGACGTACCAGCTTCCCATCCTAGTGAAAAACGATAGTGACCTCCCAATGAAAGTAACTACGAGCTTCAATAATGCGATTACCGCGGACAATGGAACCATTAGTTACAATGACCGACGCGCTGAACCTCGGGGTCGTGACAGCCTAACTAACAAACTAATTGGTCCCCGCACACAAAAACTCACGTTAGCCCCCCATTCGAACCAGGTCGTTACTTATAAAATTAACACTGGTCGCCAAGGGGCTGGGGTTACATTGGGTGGCATTACCGCAACCTCCATGGTTGACCGCAAAGAAGAAATCAAAAATAACGTGACCTTTGTCACCGGAGTTGCATTGAATCATAACCCGAAGCGGCCTGTTTTAAAGACGCTAACGTTCCAACAAGCCACGGTTGAACCACGTTCAGATGGGACCATTATCGTGGCAAAAGTTAAAAACGCTAAGCCTCAATTATTTCAACATCTCCGTGGAAAAATCATGGTGCGCCAAGGAACGCGAACGATTCTTACCCAACCGCTCCAAGATGTTAGCATTGCACCCAATTCAACGGTAAAATTCACCTTGCCACCAAAGCACATGGCCGCAGGAAAATACCAAGTGGTGCTGAAGCTTCATAACAAGACCCAAGCCACTACGTTACATCGGAACCTCGTGCTGAAACAGAGCCTGAACTGA
- a CDS encoding DUF916 domain-containing protein — MILKNHKLRLLIGFAFFSFLFALFVPIAHATPGPGVAVKPNYPSTQIQNSGSFFFKTKPGEPQVITVDLANLANYSQTLSIEPTTAYTSKDGAITYKPGKMPYDRTLKYKMRNLVKEKKQTVTLGANQTKTVSFTVNPPKKDYKGIILGALYIKTENKNDNVNSNNVNLNNKVALVMPLMIKSQDKKVNPKLTVPKIAPNKSGAQTIIDTTLANERPTTIKGLEVKDRIYRKGNPKKTLAKNHQYQLSMAPNSNFKMQNDFGKNALLPGTYHLSLRAHDMNGNHWKIEKDFNVSIKDSVIYNNNNWWWIALLIALFLIILLLLYLIYRQKRKQKELLNDRTK; from the coding sequence ATGATTTTAAAAAACCATAAATTACGCTTATTAATTGGCTTTGCATTCTTTTCCTTCCTGTTTGCTTTGTTCGTACCAATCGCCCACGCGACCCCCGGACCTGGAGTGGCGGTAAAACCGAACTATCCCAGTACCCAAATCCAAAACAGTGGATCGTTCTTTTTTAAGACTAAGCCGGGTGAACCTCAGGTAATTACTGTGGATCTAGCAAACTTGGCTAACTACTCGCAGACTTTAAGCATCGAACCCACGACAGCATATACATCTAAGGATGGTGCGATTACTTATAAACCAGGTAAAATGCCGTACGATCGTACTTTAAAGTACAAAATGCGAAATTTAGTGAAAGAAAAGAAGCAGACCGTGACCCTTGGCGCTAACCAAACCAAGACGGTTAGTTTTACCGTCAATCCACCTAAAAAGGATTACAAAGGAATCATTCTTGGTGCTTTGTACATTAAAACAGAAAACAAAAACGACAATGTCAACTCCAACAATGTGAACTTAAACAACAAAGTGGCTCTGGTAATGCCACTAATGATCAAATCCCAAGATAAAAAAGTTAATCCTAAACTAACCGTTCCAAAGATTGCGCCAAATAAGAGTGGTGCTCAAACCATTATTGACACCACGCTAGCCAACGAACGGCCAACCACGATCAAGGGATTGGAAGTCAAAGACCGAATTTACCGGAAGGGCAACCCGAAAAAGACCCTCGCTAAAAACCATCAATATCAATTAAGTATGGCACCGAACTCCAATTTCAAAATGCAAAATGACTTTGGAAAGAACGCTTTACTGCCAGGTACATATCACTTAAGTCTTCGGGCTCACGATATGAACGGTAATCACTGGAAAATTGAAAAGGACTTTAATGTTTCCATCAAGGATTCAGTCATTTACAACAACAACAACTGGTGGTGGATTGCACTGCTTATCGCCCTCTTCTTAATCATCTTGCTACTGCTGTACTTAATTTACAGACAAAAGCGCAAACAAAAAGAGCTTCTAAACGACCGAACTAAATAG
- a CDS encoding WxL domain-containing protein yields the protein MKKNKLILSGVASFAAMLGLAAAAPAVHAAPAVNNSELPQNTSTTMNDTKGSVSATSNAHVAVQTGYLSLNSVPDLNFAPTSQSDSNQTQGLLNNNTGSRQSVISVTDSRNTKEAQNGWTLDAALGQFNNEAGQAAANPAAWAINLNNTGYTNSQGSRVNINSNARITAGGEGANVITATNGQGLGNTTIDYSRQGRDVASLVVPAGTTPGAYNAPITWTLAAGTPTNPTE from the coding sequence ATGAAGAAGAATAAGCTTATCCTTAGTGGAGTTGCTTCATTTGCTGCTATGCTTGGTTTAGCCGCTGCAGCTCCTGCTGTACACGCCGCTCCAGCAGTTAACAATAGCGAACTGCCACAAAATACTAGTACCACGATGAACGATACAAAAGGTAGTGTATCTGCTACTTCAAACGCTCACGTAGCCGTTCAAACTGGTTACTTATCTTTAAACTCAGTTCCTGACTTGAACTTTGCCCCAACCAGTCAATCAGATTCAAACCAAACTCAAGGTTTGTTGAACAACAACACTGGTTCCCGTCAAAGTGTCATCTCAGTTACTGATAGCCGGAACACTAAAGAAGCTCAAAACGGTTGGACGTTAGATGCTGCTTTAGGTCAATTCAACAACGAAGCTGGCCAAGCTGCTGCTAACCCTGCTGCATGGGCAATTAACTTGAACAACACTGGTTACACTAACAGCCAAGGTTCACGGGTTAACATTAACTCAAACGCCCGGATTACTGCTGGTGGCGAAGGTGCAAACGTAATTACTGCTACTAACGGTCAAGGGCTTGGAAACACGACGATTGACTACAGTCGTCAAGGTAGAGACGTTGCAAGTTTAGTAGTTCCTGCTGGTACTACCCCAGGTGCATACAACGCCCCAATTACTTGGACGTTAGCTGCTGGAACACCTACTAACCCTACAGAATAA
- a CDS encoding cation:proton antiporter, translating to MGILEAVLILLGLVLISNVASHYITLVPVSLLQIALGVGMALCFNFKIELNTAWFLLLFIAPLLYNDGREFPKKELWELRGPIFENAIWLVFLTTFVGGFVVNWLIPSMPLAVCFALIAILSPTDPVAVQSISKRVNLPKSILHLVSGESLINDASGLIAFKYAVAAVVTGYFSIYKAAGDFIYMSLMGLFIGWLLMLVLLWVRNKLDSVHFHDAIFSVVLQLLTPFLIYVVAEDFLHASGVIAVVTAGILDHVQNKRVAGQTPEITLLTNRTWDIIVYCLNGVVFLILGIELPLAMKSVIKGNKYGTLQSIGYAFLIWFLILAIRVIWILGYQSFSYYITKKEKKKPKFKTGLLAGLSGVRGAITMAGVLSVPTIINTGAPFPDRALMLFIAAGVIVISLVAAAVTIPLIAPGQGTLETRASSIKDDEPEDDNEEASEKANNEYVSYGVAKLYMMNSAIAYLESNKTESNQRAVFDIIMDYEMAIRKQQRRFNNRPEMTKNLNETIALRRVALRGERNSIEQLYKQKLIGSDAYWISSRRLNQEEFRLSQATGTKQTKIKIHHLSSLLRFLRIIKFWQSNQKESQKTKADLRLIQKVGSQGAITALNRFLNRDDINRKDFSAQNVHFLQVYYQNQIQEAKSFGDTEQEEQKYEREVLELKTQALEAERKAIELLIENGHISRNMGLHLRQNVNYEETILLNDYKTESE from the coding sequence ATGGGCATTTTAGAAGCCGTGCTTATTTTGCTCGGTCTAGTGTTAATTTCCAACGTCGCCAGTCATTACATCACCTTGGTGCCAGTTAGTTTGCTTCAAATCGCACTAGGGGTTGGAATGGCCCTCTGTTTCAACTTTAAAATTGAGCTCAATACCGCCTGGTTCCTCTTACTCTTCATCGCCCCACTGCTCTATAACGATGGCCGTGAATTCCCCAAAAAGGAACTTTGGGAGCTCCGGGGTCCCATCTTTGAAAATGCCATCTGGCTCGTCTTTTTAACCACGTTTGTCGGTGGGTTTGTCGTCAACTGGTTAATTCCCTCGATGCCCCTGGCCGTTTGTTTTGCCCTAATTGCGATCCTTTCACCGACCGATCCGGTGGCGGTGCAGTCAATTTCCAAACGAGTTAACTTACCCAAAAGCATCCTGCATCTAGTTAGTGGTGAAAGCTTAATCAACGATGCCAGTGGGCTGATTGCCTTTAAATACGCCGTGGCTGCCGTGGTCACCGGCTATTTCTCCATCTACAAGGCCGCGGGTGACTTCATTTATATGTCCCTAATGGGTCTCTTTATCGGGTGGCTCCTCATGCTGGTCCTCCTGTGGGTTCGTAACAAACTTGACAGTGTTCATTTCCATGACGCCATCTTTAGCGTGGTCCTGCAGTTACTAACTCCCTTTTTAATCTACGTGGTCGCTGAAGACTTCCTCCATGCCTCCGGTGTAATCGCGGTGGTGACGGCTGGAATTTTGGATCACGTCCAAAATAAACGGGTGGCGGGCCAAACGCCTGAAATTACCCTGCTTACCAACCGGACGTGGGACATCATTGTGTACTGTCTAAACGGAGTAGTGTTCTTGATCCTCGGAATCGAGTTACCCCTGGCCATGAAGAGTGTGATTAAGGGGAACAAGTATGGAACCCTCCAGTCCATTGGGTATGCTTTTCTAATTTGGTTCTTGATTCTGGCCATTCGAGTTATTTGGATCTTAGGTTACCAATCCTTTTCATACTACATTACCAAGAAGGAAAAGAAAAAACCGAAGTTTAAGACCGGCCTGTTAGCCGGACTCTCCGGCGTGCGGGGCGCCATTACCATGGCCGGGGTGCTCTCCGTTCCCACCATCATCAATACCGGCGCCCCCTTCCCTGATCGCGCCTTGATGCTCTTCATTGCCGCCGGAGTGATCGTGATTAGTTTAGTGGCGGCCGCAGTGACCATTCCGTTAATTGCACCGGGGCAAGGAACACTTGAAACCCGAGCCTCAAGCATCAAAGACGATGAACCAGAAGACGATAATGAGGAAGCAAGCGAAAAAGCCAACAATGAATATGTTAGTTACGGGGTAGCAAAACTCTACATGATGAATTCCGCAATTGCATACTTGGAATCGAACAAAACCGAATCAAACCAACGCGCCGTTTTTGATATCATCATGGACTACGAAATGGCAATTCGTAAGCAACAACGCCGCTTTAATAACCGGCCCGAAATGACCAAGAATCTAAACGAAACCATCGCCCTGAGGCGGGTAGCCCTGCGGGGCGAACGGAATTCAATTGAACAACTGTACAAACAAAAGCTAATTGGATCAGATGCCTACTGGATTTCCTCCCGTCGGCTGAACCAAGAGGAATTCCGGCTTTCCCAGGCCACTGGAACTAAACAAACCAAAATCAAGATTCATCATCTGAGTTCGTTACTACGGTTCTTACGAATTATTAAATTTTGGCAGTCCAACCAAAAAGAAAGTCAAAAAACCAAGGCCGATTTACGCTTGATCCAAAAGGTTGGTTCCCAAGGAGCCATTACTGCCTTAAACCGCTTCTTGAACCGGGATGACATCAACCGGAAGGATTTTTCAGCTCAAAACGTCCATTTCTTACAGGTGTATTACCAAAACCAAATTCAAGAAGCAAAATCGTTTGGTGATACAGAGCAAGAAGAACAAAAGTACGAACGCGAGGTTCTGGAACTTAAAACTCAAGCCCTCGAAGCGGAACGTAAGGCCATTGAACTGTTGATCGAAAATGGCCACATTTCGCGTAATATGGGCTTACACCTTCGACAAAACGTTAACTATGAAGAGACCATCTTGTTGAATGATTACAAGACTGAAAGTGAATAA
- the guaA gene encoding glutamine-hydrolyzing GMP synthase, whose translation MPNPTKKYDSVVVLDFGSQYNQLITRRIREMGVYSELKPHTMSAKAIQKMDPKAIIFSGGPNSVNGPNALGVDPEIFKLGIPILGICYGMQLMAHDLPGGETVTAENSEYGQANIDVTDHDSEFFKDMDNTQRVLMSHGDFVTKVPDGFSATATSANCPISAMADPKRGFYAVQFHPEVNLTAKGREMLRHFVFDIAGAQANWSMDDFIEDEIQTIKDTVGDKRVLLGLSGGVDSSVVAVLLHRAIGDQLIPVFVDHGLLRKDEARQVLKSLGEDFGLNIDFVDASDHFLTKLKGVTDPEQKRKIIGKEFIDTFSNEARKFKAVDFLAQGTLYTDVIESGTDTAQTIKSHHNVGGLPADLQFQLIEPLNKLFKDEVRELGEKLGMPKELVWRQPFPGPGLAIRVIGEVTPARLRMVRDSDAILRDEFAKVGLNQTVWQYFTALPGIRSVGVMGDERTYDEAVTIRAVTSVDGMTAEFAEVPWEVLGKVSKRIVDDVAGVNRVLYDITGKPPATIEYE comes from the coding sequence ATGCCAAACCCGACTAAAAAATATGACTCCGTCGTTGTGTTAGACTTCGGGAGTCAATATAATCAGTTAATTACCCGCCGGATTCGGGAAATGGGGGTTTATTCCGAACTCAAACCCCACACCATGTCGGCTAAAGCCATCCAAAAAATGGACCCGAAAGCCATCATCTTCTCCGGAGGACCCAACAGCGTTAACGGCCCGAACGCCCTAGGGGTGGATCCAGAAATTTTCAAGCTGGGGATTCCCATTCTAGGGATTTGTTACGGAATGCAATTGATGGCTCACGATCTTCCTGGTGGCGAAACCGTCACTGCTGAAAACAGCGAGTACGGGCAAGCTAACATCGATGTCACCGACCATGATTCCGAATTTTTCAAAGACATGGACAACACCCAACGGGTCTTAATGAGCCACGGGGACTTTGTTACCAAGGTGCCTGATGGATTCTCGGCAACTGCTACTAGTGCCAACTGTCCAATCTCCGCCATGGCTGATCCAAAACGAGGCTTTTACGCCGTCCAATTCCATCCCGAAGTAAACCTAACCGCTAAAGGTCGGGAAATGCTCCGGCACTTTGTCTTTGACATTGCCGGGGCTCAAGCCAACTGGTCGATGGATGACTTTATCGAAGATGAAATTCAAACCATTAAGGACACCGTGGGCGACAAACGGGTGTTGCTCGGTCTTTCTGGTGGAGTGGATTCCTCCGTAGTGGCAGTCCTGTTACACCGGGCTATCGGTGATCAGTTAATCCCCGTGTTCGTCGATCATGGTCTGTTACGAAAAGACGAAGCCCGTCAAGTGCTCAAATCCCTGGGTGAAGACTTCGGCCTCAACATTGACTTCGTCGATGCTAGCGACCATTTTCTCACGAAGCTCAAGGGCGTTACTGATCCCGAACAAAAACGGAAAATCATTGGCAAAGAATTCATCGACACTTTTTCCAATGAAGCCCGTAAATTTAAAGCCGTGGACTTTTTAGCGCAGGGAACCCTCTATACTGATGTAATTGAATCAGGGACCGATACAGCACAAACCATCAAATCGCACCACAACGTGGGGGGGTTACCAGCTGACCTCCAGTTCCAACTAATTGAACCACTCAACAAGCTCTTTAAGGATGAAGTTCGCGAACTCGGCGAAAAATTGGGGATGCCAAAGGAACTCGTTTGGCGGCAACCGTTCCCTGGACCAGGCTTAGCCATTCGGGTGATCGGAGAAGTTACTCCCGCACGCCTACGGATGGTGCGTGATTCCGATGCTATTCTTCGAGACGAATTTGCAAAAGTTGGACTGAACCAAACCGTCTGGCAATACTTCACGGCCCTGCCTGGGATCCGCAGCGTGGGAGTCATGGGGGACGAACGAACTTATGACGAAGCCGTGACGATTCGGGCCGTTACCTCGGTCGATGGGATGACGGCTGAATTTGCGGAAGTGCCTTGGGAAGTGCTGGGAAAAGTATCCAAACGCATCGTCGACGACGTTGCCGGCGTTAACCGCGTGCTCTATGACATCACGGGCAAGCCTCCTGCAACCATTGAATATGAATAA
- the guaB gene encoding IMP dehydrogenase yields the protein MNNWENKFGQHEALTYDDVLLVPAASDVLPYQVDLKTKLGKNLLLNIPVLSAAMDTVTEAAMGIEMAKQGGLGVIHKNMATAEQAAEAARVKAAKVTGDQAAVDDQGRYLVAAAVGINDETFSRAQALFDAGADAIVLDSAHGHSKGVLTKIAEIRNQFPNQTLIAGNIATAAGARALFEAGTDVVKVGIGPGSICTTRVVAGVGVPQITAAFECAEVAKEYGRQIIVDGGMQYSGDIAKALVAGGDAVMLGSMLAGTTEAPGKILESADGKQFKVYRGMGSIPAMEKGSSDRYFQGKVKSEKKLVPEGIEGKTAYKGDVSNILYQMMGGLRAGMGYVGAPTIAAMKEAQFVRISNAGLRESHPHDVLITKDAPNYHK from the coding sequence ATGAATAATTGGGAAAACAAGTTTGGCCAACACGAAGCACTTACCTACGATGATGTGCTTTTGGTACCGGCAGCAAGTGATGTCTTGCCCTACCAGGTCGACTTAAAAACAAAATTAGGCAAAAACCTTCTGCTAAACATTCCGGTTCTTAGTGCCGCGATGGATACGGTCACTGAAGCGGCCATGGGCATCGAAATGGCCAAACAAGGTGGGCTGGGGGTAATCCACAAAAACATGGCCACGGCGGAACAAGCCGCCGAGGCGGCTCGCGTCAAGGCTGCAAAAGTCACCGGTGACCAGGCCGCGGTTGATGACCAGGGACGCTACCTAGTCGCTGCGGCCGTTGGCATTAACGACGAAACCTTCTCTAGAGCCCAAGCGCTCTTTGATGCGGGCGCTGATGCCATCGTCTTGGACTCCGCCCACGGCCACTCGAAAGGCGTGCTCACTAAAATCGCAGAAATTCGGAACCAATTCCCCAACCAAACCCTGATTGCTGGAAACATCGCAACGGCAGCGGGAGCCCGGGCGCTCTTTGAAGCCGGAACCGATGTGGTTAAAGTCGGAATCGGTCCAGGATCAATTTGTACAACCCGGGTAGTCGCCGGGGTAGGCGTGCCCCAAATCACCGCTGCGTTTGAGTGTGCCGAAGTTGCCAAAGAATACGGTCGACAAATCATCGTTGACGGGGGCATGCAGTATTCTGGTGACATTGCTAAGGCCCTTGTTGCTGGTGGTGACGCCGTTATGCTCGGTAGCATGCTGGCCGGAACCACGGAAGCCCCGGGTAAAATTCTGGAAAGTGCCGATGGCAAACAGTTCAAGGTTTACCGGGGCATGGGCTCCATTCCAGCCATGGAAAAGGGCTCGTCTGATCGGTACTTCCAAGGTAAAGTAAAATCAGAAAAGAAGCTTGTTCCGGAAGGAATTGAAGGAAAAACAGCTTATAAAGGCGATGTTTCTAACATCCTTTACCAAATGATGGGTGGACTACGGGCCGGAATGGGTTATGTAGGTGCTCCGACCATTGCCGCTATGAAAGAGGCCCAATTCGTGCGCATTAGTAATGCCGGCCTCCGTGAATCACATCCCCACGATGTCCTAATTACCAAAGATGCCCCTAATTATCATAAATAG
- the hisS gene encoding histidine--tRNA ligase: MDGKFKRVRGMEDILPAQTAIWQRIEDTARTVFARYNYAEIRTPLVEKTDVFSRTSGDSSDIVTKQMYSFEDKGGRNITLRPEGTAGIVRSFVENKLFGPEHPKPVKTYYMGPMFRYERPGATHNREFHQIGCETIGAVSPQIDAEVIRLALDIFQGLDIQDLRVELNTLGDDESRAAYRATLVEYFQQYRDELSSDSQRRLTQNPLRILDSKDRHDQAIVAGAPKLAASLNERSQRYFAALKQALDVLHVNYTVDDRLVRGLDYYTDTVFEIQAKAPAFGDGYTTICAGGRYNNMVQEFGGPEMGGVGFAFGEERLATVVQATAKEHVVDYFICTDTKGQDPETINRIFDDALAQAAQLRAAGNVVEVNFQVRSMKSQKKEAFKLNAKNIVVVD; the protein is encoded by the coding sequence ATGGACGGAAAATTTAAAAGAGTCCGTGGAATGGAAGACATCCTGCCGGCGCAGACGGCAATTTGGCAACGGATCGAAGATACAGCTCGGACCGTTTTCGCCCGGTATAACTATGCCGAAATTCGGACGCCCTTAGTGGAAAAGACGGATGTTTTTAGTCGTACATCTGGGGATTCGTCTGATATCGTGACAAAACAAATGTATTCATTTGAAGACAAAGGGGGGCGGAACATCACGTTACGTCCAGAGGGAACTGCGGGAATTGTGCGTTCCTTTGTGGAAAACAAGTTGTTTGGTCCCGAGCACCCGAAACCCGTTAAAACGTATTATATGGGACCAATGTTTCGATATGAACGTCCCGGAGCCACCCATAATCGGGAATTTCATCAGATTGGTTGTGAAACGATTGGGGCGGTTAGTCCCCAAATCGATGCTGAAGTCATTCGTCTGGCGCTTGACATTTTTCAAGGATTAGACATCCAGGATCTTCGGGTAGAGCTTAACACCCTGGGGGATGATGAAAGTCGGGCTGCGTACCGAGCGACCCTGGTGGAGTACTTTCAACAGTATCGAGATGAGCTTAGTTCAGACTCACAGCGGCGCTTGACGCAGAACCCACTGCGGATTTTAGACAGTAAGGATCGGCATGATCAAGCAATCGTGGCGGGGGCCCCGAAACTAGCGGCGAGCCTGAATGAACGGTCACAACGGTACTTTGCAGCTTTAAAGCAGGCCTTAGACGTGTTACACGTGAACTATACCGTTGATGACCGCTTGGTTCGGGGATTAGACTACTACACCGACACGGTGTTTGAAATCCAAGCGAAGGCCCCAGCCTTTGGGGATGGATACACCACGATTTGTGCTGGCGGTCGGTATAACAACATGGTTCAGGAATTTGGGGGCCCCGAGATGGGTGGAGTTGGGTTCGCGTTTGGAGAAGAACGGCTCGCGACGGTGGTCCAAGCTACTGCAAAGGAACATGTCGTTGACTACTTTATTTGTACCGACACGAAGGGTCAGGATCCAGAAACCATCAACCGAATCTTCGATGATGCGTTAGCACAGGCCGCCCAGTTACGAGCAGCTGGAAACGTGGTCGAGGTTAACTTTCAGGTTCGTAGTATGAAGAGTCAAAAGAAGGAAGCATTCAAATTGAATGCTAAAAACATTGTGGTCGTTGACTAA